From the genome of Paracoccus seriniphilus, one region includes:
- the lipB gene encoding lipoyl(octanoyl) transferase LipB, with protein MAAMVEWIISDGLTGYEDAVTFMEARAAAIHAGTADELIWLVEHPPLYTAGTSARESDLLDARFPVHQAGRGGQYTYHGPGQRIVYVMLDLNRRGKDVRKFVSGLEQWVIAALAEFGVSAEVRQGRVGVWVTRPDKPPLPDGSPREDKIAAIGVKLRRWVSFHGISINVEPDLSHYTGIVPCGISEHGVTSLVDLGLPVSMSDLDVALRDSFDEIFR; from the coding sequence ATCGCTGCCATGGTTGAATGGATCATCAGTGACGGCCTGACAGGCTATGAGGACGCGGTCACCTTCATGGAGGCGCGAGCCGCAGCAATTCACGCCGGTACGGCCGACGAGTTGATCTGGCTTGTCGAACATCCGCCGCTCTACACGGCCGGGACCAGCGCGCGCGAATCCGACCTTCTGGACGCGCGATTCCCGGTGCACCAGGCGGGACGTGGCGGACAATATACCTATCACGGACCCGGGCAGCGCATTGTCTATGTCATGCTGGACCTGAACCGGCGCGGCAAGGATGTGCGCAAATTCGTATCCGGGCTGGAACAATGGGTCATCGCTGCCCTGGCTGAATTCGGCGTCTCCGCCGAGGTCAGGCAGGGCCGCGTCGGTGTCTGGGTGACGCGGCCCGACAAGCCCCCCCTGCCCGATGGCAGCCCGCGCGAAGACAAGATCGCCGCCATCGGCGTCAAGCTGCGCCGCTGGGTCAGCTTTCATGGCATTTCCATCAATGTCGAACCTGACCTGAGCCATTACACCGGAATCGTGCCCTGCGGCATCAGCGAACATGGCGTCACCAGCCTGGTCGATCTGGGCCTGCCCGTCAGCATGAGCGATCTGGATGTCGCCCTGCGCGACAGCTTTGACGAAATCTTTCGCTGA
- a CDS encoding efflux RND transporter periplasmic adaptor subunit, translating into MKTLIRTFALAGMAAAVTLVLPAMAQSQGADAPPPAVTVVTLKAQDVTLTASLPGRVVASAEAEVRPQVGGLITERLFEEGSQVAEGDPLYHIDPRSYEAALAQAEAALAQARAQADDAKREADRVMELRERRVASQQTLDSAIAARDAADAAVKAAEAQVLAAQINLDRTTITSPIDGAIGLALVSQGALVTAGQATPLAVIRRIDPVRVDVTQSAAEIIRWQRKGAEAALAPGADRTVQLRLADGSVYENTGSLTAAEPHVDETTGVVTLRMQFGNPEGLLLPGMYVLADIPQAVLKNAILAPQEGVSRDRRGRPVAMVVNDQNIVEERLLEIVQDHGNRWVVSEGLEDGDRIIVAGLQKVGAGMPVTPEERQAGPADAQAPADAQADDTQAEAAGN; encoded by the coding sequence ATGAAAACGCTGATCCGAACCTTTGCGCTGGCCGGGATGGCCGCAGCTGTGACACTTGTTTTGCCGGCAATGGCCCAGTCGCAGGGCGCAGACGCCCCGCCGCCGGCCGTGACCGTGGTGACGCTGAAGGCACAGGATGTCACGCTGACCGCCAGCCTGCCGGGCCGGGTCGTGGCCTCGGCAGAAGCCGAGGTGCGTCCGCAGGTGGGCGGCTTGATCACCGAGCGTCTCTTCGAAGAGGGCAGTCAGGTCGCCGAGGGCGATCCTCTGTATCACATCGACCCGCGCAGCTACGAGGCGGCATTGGCTCAGGCCGAGGCCGCCCTTGCACAGGCGCGCGCACAGGCTGACGATGCCAAGCGCGAGGCGGATCGGGTCATGGAACTGCGTGAACGCCGGGTCGCAAGCCAGCAGACGCTGGACAGCGCGATTGCCGCGCGCGATGCTGCGGACGCCGCCGTCAAGGCTGCCGAGGCACAGGTGCTGGCCGCGCAGATCAACCTGGATCGCACCACGATCACCTCGCCCATCGATGGCGCGATCGGTCTTGCCCTGGTCAGCCAGGGTGCCCTGGTGACTGCCGGGCAGGCCACGCCTTTGGCGGTGATCCGACGCATTGACCCGGTGCGTGTGGATGTGACTCAATCCGCAGCCGAGATCATCCGCTGGCAGCGCAAGGGTGCCGAAGCCGCGCTGGCACCGGGGGCTGACCGCACCGTGCAGCTGCGGTTGGCCGATGGCTCGGTCTATGAAAATACCGGATCGCTGACTGCCGCCGAGCCCCATGTCGATGAAACGACCGGAGTGGTGACGCTGCGGATGCAATTCGGCAATCCCGAAGGCCTGTTGCTGCCCGGCATGTATGTGCTGGCCGATATTCCGCAGGCGGTGTTGAAAAACGCCATTCTCGCGCCGCAGGAAGGGGTGAGCCGCGATCGTCGCGGGCGTCCCGTGGCCATGGTCGTCAATGACCAGAATATCGTGGAAGAGCGCCTGCTGGAAATCGTGCAGGATCACGGCAACCGCTGGGTTGTCAGCGAAGGGCTGGAAGATGGCGACCGGATCATCGTCGCCGGATTGCAGAAGGTCGGCGCAGGCATGCCCGTGACCCCGGAAGAACGTCAGGCCGGGCCTGCCGATGCGCAAGCACCCGCAGATGCACAGGCTGATGATACACAGGCCGAAGCCGCCGGGAACTGA
- a CDS encoding c-type cytochrome translates to MKFATIGALLGVTLAMPAFAQDGDIAKGEKEFRKCKACHMIESPEGETIVKGGKTGPNLYGVIGRAAGSQEDFKYSDALTELNATGEVWTSEDLAEYITDPNTFVREKTGDKKAKTKMTFKMRKNQADVAAFLASVSPDAAE, encoded by the coding sequence ATGAAATTTGCAACGATCGGCGCCCTTCTGGGCGTGACCCTAGCCATGCCTGCATTCGCCCAGGACGGCGATATCGCCAAGGGTGAAAAGGAATTCCGCAAGTGCAAGGCCTGCCACATGATCGAATCGCCTGAAGGCGAAACCATCGTCAAGGGCGGCAAGACCGGCCCGAATCTCTATGGCGTCATTGGCCGCGCCGCCGGCAGCCAGGAAGATTTCAAATATTCGGACGCGCTGACCGAACTGAACGCCACCGGCGAAGTCTGGACCTCCGAGGATCTGGCCGAATACATCACCGACCCCAACACTTTCGTGCGCGAGAAGACCGGTGACAAGAAGGCCAAGACCAAGATGACCTTCAAGATGAGAAAGAATCAGGCCGATGTTGCCGCCTTCCTGGCCAGCGTCTCGCCAGATGCGGCGGAATGA
- a CDS encoding DUF2244 domain-containing protein, with the protein MPYEWKTTAPDDFGAVSFTLTARPYRSLPRRGFVWFIGVTAVLIALPMIALLGTVLLWGLLPFIALTMWGLWHGLQRSYRSGEITETLTLTKHELNLCRHDPGRADRIWTTNSYWVRVMLRNGPVEDYLTLSDGQREIELGAFLTPEERRDLCRDLQRNLQALRGT; encoded by the coding sequence ATGCCTTATGAATGGAAAACCACGGCCCCGGATGATTTCGGGGCCGTTTCATTTACGCTGACAGCCCGGCCCTATCGCTCGCTGCCACGCCGCGGCTTTGTCTGGTTCATCGGGGTCACGGCGGTGCTGATTGCCCTGCCCATGATCGCCCTGCTGGGCACGGTGTTGCTGTGGGGCCTGCTGCCCTTCATTGCACTGACCATGTGGGGCCTGTGGCACGGCCTGCAGCGCAGCTATCGCAGCGGCGAGATCACCGAGACCCTGACCCTGACGAAACACGAACTGAACCTGTGCCGCCACGATCCCGGCCGTGCTGACCGCATCTGGACGACCAACAGCTATTGGGTGCGGGTAATGCTGAGGAATGGGCCGGTCGAGGACTATCTGACGCTCAGCGACGGCCAGCGCGAAATCGAGCTGGGCGCATTTCTGACCCCGGAAGAACGCCGCGACCTTTGCCGCGACCTGCAGCGCAACCTTCAGGCCCTGCGCGGCACATAG
- a CDS encoding formate dehydrogenase subunit gamma, protein MCPPAPHSDATLPCDEDIRALVTPLASLEGPLLPMLHRLQEEYGFIPANAVTVLADILNLGRAEVHGVVSFYHDFRENPAGRHVLKICRAEACQSMGSEDLARDTLARLGIDWHDTTANGSVTVEPVYCLGMCACAPAAMLDDRVVARLDRARMDKLLDEAGA, encoded by the coding sequence ATGTGTCCGCCAGCCCCGCATTCCGATGCGACACTCCCTTGTGATGAGGATATCCGCGCCCTTGTGACGCCGCTTGCGTCGTTGGAAGGACCGCTGCTTCCCATGCTGCATCGCCTGCAGGAAGAATACGGGTTCATCCCGGCCAATGCCGTCACGGTGCTGGCCGATATCCTGAATCTGGGGCGTGCCGAAGTGCATGGAGTCGTCAGCTTCTACCATGATTTCCGCGAGAATCCGGCCGGACGCCACGTGCTGAAGATCTGTCGGGCCGAGGCCTGTCAGTCGATGGGGTCCGAGGATCTGGCGCGCGACACGCTGGCCCGGCTGGGCATTGACTGGCACGACACCACGGCCAATGGCTCGGTCACGGTCGAGCCGGTCTATTGTCTTGGCATGTGCGCCTGCGCGCCTGCCGCCATGCTGGATGATCGCGTGGTGGCGCGGCTGGATCGGGCACGCATGGACAAATTGCTGGATGAGGCAGGCGCA
- the ctaD gene encoding cytochrome c oxidase subunit I: MADAAAHGHGDHHDQRGFFTRWFMSTNHKDIGILYLFTAALVGLIAVSFTVFMRMELQHPGVQYMCLEGARFIADSTAECTPNGHLWNVMITYHGVLMMFFVVIPALFGGFGNYFMPLQIGAPDMSFPRLNNLSYWLYVTGVCLGVASLLTPGGNQQLGSGVGWVLYPPLSTTEGGYSMDLAIFAVHVSGASSILGAINIITTFLNMRAPGMTLFKVPLFAWSVFITAWLILLALPVLAGAITMLLMDRNFGTNFFNPAGGGDPILYQHILWFFGHPEVYIIVLPGFGIISHVIATFAKKPIFGYLPMVLAMAAIGVLGFVVWAHHMYTVGMSLTQQSYFMLATMTIAVPTGIKVFSWIATMWGGSVEFKTPMLWAFGFLFLFTVGGVTGVVLSQAPLDRVYHDTYYVVAHFHYVMSLGAVFAVFAGIYYWIGKMSGRQYPEWAGKLHFWMMFIGANLTFFPQHFLGRQGMPRRYIDYPVEFGFWNNISSLGAYLSFISFLFFLGVMFYTLRYGQRVTAANYWNEYADTLEWTLSSPPPEHTFEQLPKREDWDHAHSH, from the coding sequence ATGGCAGACGCAGCCGCTCATGGCCACGGTGACCATCACGACCAACGCGGATTCTTTACGCGATGGTTCATGTCCACCAACCACAAAGACATTGGTATTCTATACCTATTCACGGCCGCTCTGGTCGGGCTGATTGCGGTCAGCTTCACTGTTTTCATGCGCATGGAACTGCAGCACCCCGGCGTGCAGTACATGTGCCTTGAAGGCGCTCGTTTCATCGCTGATTCGACCGCCGAATGCACGCCCAACGGGCATCTCTGGAACGTGATGATCACCTATCATGGTGTTCTGATGATGTTCTTTGTCGTCATCCCGGCCTTGTTCGGCGGTTTCGGCAACTACTTCATGCCGCTTCAGATCGGCGCTCCGGACATGAGCTTTCCGCGGCTGAACAACCTCAGCTACTGGCTCTATGTGACCGGTGTCTGCCTGGGCGTCGCCTCGCTGTTGACCCCCGGTGGCAACCAGCAACTGGGTTCGGGCGTGGGCTGGGTTCTGTATCCGCCGCTGTCCACTACCGAAGGCGGCTATTCGATGGATCTGGCGATCTTCGCCGTTCACGTCTCGGGTGCCAGCTCGATTCTGGGCGCGATCAACATCATCACCACCTTCCTGAACATGCGTGCCCCCGGCATGACCCTGTTCAAGGTGCCGCTGTTTGCATGGTCGGTCTTCATCACCGCCTGGCTGATCCTTCTGGCCCTGCCCGTTCTGGCCGGTGCCATCACCATGCTGCTGATGGACCGCAATTTCGGCACCAACTTCTTCAACCCGGCCGGTGGCGGCGACCCGATCCTGTATCAGCACATCCTGTGGTTCTTTGGTCATCCCGAAGTCTACATCATCGTCCTGCCGGGCTTTGGCATCATCAGCCATGTGATCGCGACCTTCGCCAAGAAACCGATCTTCGGCTACCTGCCGATGGTTCTGGCCATGGCTGCAATCGGCGTGCTGGGCTTCGTCGTCTGGGCACACCACATGTATACCGTCGGCATGTCGCTGACCCAGCAAAGCTACTTCATGCTGGCAACCATGACGATCGCCGTGCCCACGGGCATCAAGGTCTTCTCGTGGATCGCGACCATGTGGGGCGGTTCGGTCGAGTTCAAGACGCCGATGCTCTGGGCCTTTGGCTTCCTGTTCCTGTTCACCGTCGGTGGCGTGACCGGGGTCGTCCTGTCGCAGGCTCCGCTGGATCGCGTCTATCATGACACCTATTACGTCGTGGCGCATTTCCACTATGTGATGTCGCTGGGTGCCGTCTTTGCCGTATTTGCCGGTATCTATTACTGGATCGGCAAGATGTCGGGCCGCCAGTATCCCGAATGGGCCGGCAAGCTGCATTTCTGGATGATGTTCATCGGTGCGAACCTGACCTTCTTCCCGCAGCACTTCCTGGGCCGTCAGGGCATGCCGCGCCGTTATATCGACTATCCGGTCGAATTCGGCTTCTGGAACAACATCAGCTCGCTTGGCGCCTATCTGTCGTTCATCTCGTTCCTGTTCTTCCTTGGCGTCATGTTCTACACGCTGCGCTATGGCCAGCGCGTGACCGCCGCCAACTACTGGAACGAATATGCCGATACGCTGGAATGGACCCTGTCCTCGCCTCCGCCCGAGCACACCTTCGAGCAGTTGCCGAAGCGTGAAGACTGGGATCACGCGCATTCGCACTGA
- a CDS encoding efflux RND transporter permease subunit, which translates to MARFFIDRPVFAWVISIIIMGIGVISILTLPVAQYPQIAPPSVSVNATYPGASAETITNTVTQVIEQQMTGLDGLRYMSSSATSSGTSSTTLTFETGTDVDIAQVQVQNKLSQATALLPEEVQRQGVTVEKSSAGFLMVIGLIGDENYDQTDLSDYMVTNLVDDLSRVEGVGSVQVFGSKYAMRIWLDPSKLASYEIAPSDVVAAVSSQNTQISAGAFGSRPTVEGQQLNATVTAQSLLSSPEDFRQIVLRAQEDGGLVLLQDVARVEVGSESYAAEATYNGRPAAGMAISLAPGANALDTSERIKERMSEFSEFFPEGVEYVIPFDTTPFVEISIEEVVHTLIEAIVLVFIVMYIFLQSWRATLIPTLAVPIVLLGTFGIMAAFGFSINTLTMLAMVLAIGLLVDDAIVVVENVERLMEEEGLEPREATRKSMGQITGALVGIALVLSAVFVPMAFFGGSTGVIYQQFAITIVSAMGLSVVVAMTLTPALCASLLRPAHGEKRGFFGLFNRGFDRTTRGYTGTVNWMVRRPLRMLLVYGALGAMMVMLFLRTPEGFLPDEDQGIMFVLVNAPTGATSERTNAVLDQVRSYMLEQEDEIVDSVFAVSGFSFVGQGQNVGMAFVRLKDWDERLEPAQGVQALAGRAFGAFSQIRDALVFPIVPPSVIELGNVSGFDFYLQARAGQSHEQLLEARNQLLGMAAQSPLIAQVRPSGLEDAAQFRLDIDWRKAGAMGVTATDVANLLQIAWTGSYVNDFIDRGRIKRVYVQGEADARSGPSDLDRWRVRNASGGLVPFSNFAEGNWTYGPQGLNRYNGLPSMQIQGSPAPGVSSGEAMAEIERLVSQLPGGFYPAWTGLSLEERESGDQTTLLYSLSLMAVFLCLAALYESWSIPFAVILVMPIGVLGALGGAWVGQFDNGVFFQVGLLTVIGLTGKNAILIVEFAREQSVAGVPLYKAVVEAARQRFRPIMMTSIAFTLGVLPLALSSGAGANGRNTIGTTVIGGTLAASALGILFAPLFYVLMRRLLGRKDELEGNSTTPAAE; encoded by the coding sequence ATGGCACGCTTCTTCATCGATCGACCGGTCTTCGCTTGGGTGATCTCGATCATCATCATGGGAATCGGGGTCATTTCGATCCTGACCCTGCCGGTGGCGCAATATCCGCAGATCGCGCCGCCCTCGGTGTCGGTCAATGCGACCTATCCGGGCGCTTCGGCCGAGACGATCACCAATACGGTGACGCAGGTCATCGAACAGCAGATGACCGGGCTGGACGGGCTGCGCTACATGTCCTCCAGCGCCACCTCATCGGGGACATCCTCGACGACGCTGACCTTCGAAACCGGCACGGATGTCGACATCGCGCAGGTCCAGGTTCAGAACAAGCTGTCTCAGGCGACCGCCCTGCTGCCCGAGGAGGTGCAAAGGCAGGGCGTGACGGTCGAGAAGTCATCCGCTGGCTTCCTGATGGTGATCGGCCTGATCGGCGACGAGAATTACGACCAGACCGACCTGTCGGACTATATGGTAACCAACCTTGTCGATGATCTCAGCCGCGTCGAAGGCGTTGGCAGCGTTCAGGTCTTTGGCTCGAAATACGCCATGCGTATCTGGCTGGATCCGTCCAAGCTGGCTTCATATGAAATCGCGCCCTCGGATGTGGTTGCTGCCGTGTCCTCGCAGAACACCCAGATTTCAGCAGGCGCATTCGGCAGCCGTCCGACGGTCGAAGGCCAGCAGCTGAACGCCACGGTGACCGCACAGTCGCTGTTGTCCTCGCCGGAAGATTTCCGCCAGATCGTGCTGCGTGCGCAAGAGGATGGCGGCCTGGTCCTGCTGCAGGATGTCGCGCGCGTCGAGGTCGGGTCGGAAAGCTATGCCGCCGAGGCCACCTACAATGGCCGGCCTGCGGCGGGCATGGCGATCAGCCTTGCCCCGGGGGCGAATGCGCTGGATACCTCCGAGCGCATCAAGGAGCGCATGTCGGAATTCTCGGAATTCTTCCCCGAGGGGGTCGAATACGTCATTCCCTTCGACACGACCCCCTTTGTCGAAATCTCGATCGAAGAGGTGGTCCACACGCTGATCGAAGCCATCGTGCTGGTCTTCATCGTGATGTATATCTTCCTGCAAAGCTGGCGCGCGACGCTGATTCCGACGCTGGCCGTGCCCATCGTTCTGCTGGGCACCTTCGGCATCATGGCGGCCTTTGGCTTCAGCATCAACACGCTGACCATGCTGGCCATGGTTCTGGCCATCGGTCTGCTGGTGGATGACGCGATCGTCGTGGTCGAAAACGTCGAGCGCCTGATGGAAGAAGAGGGGCTGGAACCGCGCGAGGCCACCCGCAAATCCATGGGGCAGATTACCGGCGCCCTTGTCGGGATCGCGCTGGTTCTGTCGGCCGTGTTCGTGCCGATGGCGTTCTTCGGCGGATCGACCGGGGTGATCTATCAGCAGTTCGCGATTACCATCGTGTCGGCCATGGGGCTGTCTGTGGTCGTCGCGATGACCCTGACACCGGCGCTTTGCGCATCGCTGCTGCGCCCGGCCCATGGCGAGAAACGCGGCTTTTTCGGCCTGTTCAACCGGGGGTTCGACCGCACGACCCGCGGCTATACCGGCACGGTGAACTGGATGGTGCGCCGTCCACTGCGCATGTTGCTGGTCTATGGCGCTCTTGGCGCGATGATGGTGATGCTTTTCCTGCGCACGCCCGAGGGGTTCCTGCCCGATGAGGATCAGGGCATCATGTTCGTTCTGGTCAACGCACCGACAGGGGCAACCAGCGAGCGCACGAATGCCGTCCTGGATCAGGTGCGCAGCTATATGCTGGAGCAGGAAGACGAAATCGTGGATTCGGTCTTTGCCGTGTCGGGATTCAGCTTTGTCGGACAGGGGCAGAATGTCGGCATGGCCTTCGTGCGCCTGAAGGACTGGGATGAGCGGCTTGAACCGGCGCAGGGCGTGCAGGCGCTGGCGGGACGTGCCTTTGGGGCCTTCAGCCAGATTCGTGACGCGCTGGTCTTCCCGATCGTGCCGCCTTCGGTGATCGAATTAGGCAATGTGTCGGGATTTGACTTCTATCTGCAGGCGCGTGCCGGCCAGAGCCATGAACAACTGCTTGAGGCGCGCAACCAGCTGCTGGGGATGGCCGCGCAAAGCCCGCTGATCGCGCAGGTCCGGCCTTCGGGGCTGGAGGATGCGGCGCAGTTCCGACTGGACATCGACTGGCGCAAGGCGGGTGCCATGGGCGTGACGGCCACCGATGTGGCCAATCTCTTGCAGATCGCCTGGACCGGATCCTATGTGAACGACTTCATCGACCGTGGCCGCATCAAGCGCGTCTACGTGCAGGGCGAGGCCGACGCGCGTTCCGGTCCCAGCGATCTGGACAGATGGCGCGTGCGCAATGCCAGTGGCGGGCTGGTGCCCTTTTCGAATTTCGCCGAGGGCAACTGGACCTATGGCCCGCAGGGGCTGAACCGCTACAACGGCCTGCCTTCGATGCAAATCCAGGGCAGCCCCGCGCCGGGTGTCAGCTCGGGTGAAGCCATGGCTGAAATCGAACGTCTGGTCAGCCAGTTGCCCGGCGGCTTCTATCCGGCATGGACCGGCCTGTCGCTGGAAGAACGCGAATCCGGTGATCAGACCACCTTGCTTTACAGCCTGTCATTGATGGCGGTGTTCCTCTGCCTGGCCGCGCTCTATGAAAGCTGGTCGATCCCCTTCGCGGTCATCCTTGTCATGCCCATCGGGGTGCTGGGCGCGCTCGGCGGAGCCTGGGTGGGGCAGTTCGACAATGGCGTCTTCTTCCAGGTCGGCTTGCTGACGGTGATCGGCCTGACCGGCAAGAACGCGATTCTGATCGTCGAATTCGCCCGCGAGCAATCCGTGGCCGGGGTTCCGCTGTACAAGGCGGTGGTCGAGGCCGCGCGTCAGCGTTTCCGTCCGATCATGATGACCTCGATCGCCTTTACCCTGGGGGTTCTTCCCCTGGCGCTGTCCAGCGGGGCGGGGGCCAACGGCCGCAATACCATCGGCACCACGGTGATCGGCGGGACATTGGCCGCCTCCGCGCTGGGGATCCTGTTCGCTCCGCTGTTCTATGTGCTGATGCGCCGGCTGCTGGGGCGCAAGGACGAGCTGGAAGGCAATTCGACCACCCCGGCTGCCGAGTGA
- a CDS encoding LysR family transcriptional regulator, translated as MIDKLEMFLAVTKEGHFGRAAASLGITQPTLSAGIKQLEEQLGVLLIFRGSRYGGLTPEGQSALLWARRIVGDARQLREEMRATRHGLSGQLRIAVIPTALTWAAKISARFGRLHPNVGFTILSRTSVEILQMIDDLDIDAGISYLDNEPLGKVSSVPLYDERYMLVCGQDSPFAARDNVTWPELDGHRLCLLTSDMQNRRIINRNLVAAGVTPQATVESSSTVVLVAHVLEGGWLTILPEDIATFLSQGKPLRAVPLAQPETTHAVGLVAPWREPHTPVLNALLIEAKRMVSDR; from the coding sequence GTGATCGACAAACTTGAGATGTTCCTTGCTGTCACCAAAGAGGGGCATTTCGGCCGCGCGGCGGCTTCGCTGGGGATCACGCAACCCACCCTGTCCGCCGGGATCAAACAGCTTGAAGAACAGCTGGGCGTGCTGTTGATCTTTCGCGGCTCGCGCTATGGCGGCCTGACCCCCGAGGGGCAATCCGCGCTGCTCTGGGCGCGGCGCATCGTCGGAGATGCCCGCCAGCTGCGCGAGGAAATGCGCGCCACGCGCCATGGACTTTCGGGACAGTTGCGCATTGCGGTGATACCCACGGCGCTGACCTGGGCGGCCAAGATATCGGCCCGTTTCGGGCGCCTGCACCCCAATGTCGGCTTCACGATCCTGTCGCGAACATCGGTCGAGATCCTGCAGATGATCGACGATCTCGATATCGATGCGGGGATTTCCTATCTGGACAACGAGCCGCTGGGGAAGGTCAGCAGCGTGCCGCTGTATGACGAGCGCTACATGCTGGTCTGCGGGCAGGACAGCCCTTTTGCCGCAAGGGACAATGTGACCTGGCCGGAACTGGACGGGCATCGTCTGTGCCTGCTGACCTCGGACATGCAGAACCGGCGCATCATAAATCGCAATCTGGTCGCTGCGGGCGTGACTCCACAGGCGACGGTGGAATCCAGTTCGACCGTGGTGCTGGTGGCGCATGTGCTGGAGGGCGGCTGGCTGACGATCCTGCCCGAGGACATCGCGACATTTCTCAGCCAGGGCAAGCCGCTGCGTGCGGTGCCGCTGGCCCAGCCGGAAACCACCCATGCGGTCGGGCTGGTCGCGCCATGGCGCGAGCCGCATACACCGGTTCTGAATGCCCTGTTGATCGAAGCCAAACGGATGGTTTCTGATAGATAG